The nucleotide sequence GATGCCCGGGCGTGGGGGTCCTGGGAGGCTTGGGAAGCATGGGGCGTATGGGAGGGTGGGGTGCCGAGGGTGGGGAGCGCATGGCGTCGGCCTGGAAACGCTCCCAGCAGCTGGCTGGCTGCTGCCGCTCCAGACTTGCCCTCTGGCTTCGTGGCTGGTGGGCTCCCGTCAGGGTTGTGCCTCTGCATGGAGGGTCCGCCCCAGTTCTGGCCTCGTGCCCTGCAGGTGCTGGGCCTCGTGCGTGTCCCACTGTACACCCAGAAGGACCGGGCAGGCGGCTTCCCCAACTTCCTGAGCAACGCCTTCGTCAGCACCGCCAAGTGCCAGCTTCTGTTCGCCCTCCAGGCTCTCCACATGATGCCCGCAGAGAAGCTGGCAGAGGCCGTGGCCGCCGCCACAGAGAAGCAGAAGAAGGCCCTGGAGAAGCTGCTTCCTGCGTCCTCCTAGGTGCTTCCTGTGTGGCTGTCACCCTCTCCTGGCTCTGTCTGCCCATGGGCCCTGGAATTCCGTGGACGTGTGCCTtccgcgtgtgtgtgtgtgtgtgtgtgtgtgtgtgtgtgtgggaggagcAGGCAGCTGATCATGTCTGCTGCCCCTCTCAGGTCAGACAGTGGATGACCTGGGCTTGGCTTTCCACACTCAGGATATTCTGTCCACTCCTAGTCTCAGACCCTCCTGAGAATGAGTCCGTGGCTAGTGCAGGCCCTGGGCAGGCTGCCTTTCCCAGGGGGTCGGTGCAAAGCCCTGCTGGGGAAAGGCTGCTGTTGAGGTGGCTGGTTTGGATGGAGGAGGCCCCTCATCAGGTCACTGGCTTGGGACAGGACCTTGTACTGTTAATTTTGGTGGTTGTTGGGTTTACTGCGTTAGATTTCCTCTTTCATGGAGTGTGAACTGTGGGTGAGGCTTCAAAGTAGCTTCACTCCGTGTGGCTTGGTTGCTAGGGACAGTGAGGGCCTCAGGGCCATAGCTGTGTGTGGAGTTGTTGAAGGACAAAGACAATAAAGTCACTCCTCCACTGCTGTGGTGTTTGCTTCTAGACGGACACCCAGGGCTGGGTTCGGGCGCCTCCCCAACCTAAGTGGGTCAGGAGCACCACTTAGGCATCTGTTCCCTGCACCTACTGGAGCACTACCCACCTTTTGACTTGTGCTAAGTCCTTCATATCAGGTCCTTTCCTGACCCTGGTAGCTCTGGCTGCACTAAGTTGCTGCTCTGGCCTCCACTTTGAAAGCTGCCTCCCTCCATCCTCAGCACAGGCTTAGTGCGAAGAGTGTCGCTGCAGAGCTGCCATGGGACAGGAAGTCCTCCACATGGAAAAACTGGAGGTAGTGTGGCTGGAAAACCCACAGCCAGCAACCAGCCTGGGAAGGCAGGCAGCACTACAGCTGCCAAGTGCACAGCAGAGGTCTGGGTGGGGAGAGGCACTGCTTTAGTGAACTGCCTGGCCCTCGCACGCTGCTCTCCAGGCAGCTTTCGAATTCAGTCAAGTCAGACTCCATAGAATCGCATGGGCACCTGAAGCAAGGGTGGCACATCATAAGCCAGCTGGTGTGGCACATGACCAGAGTTGAgctagtatttcattttattttccaacaAGTGGCACATTTTCTCCCCATCCCTGTCTGCGTTGTAAGGTCAGAGCTCAGTATGGCCCCTGTGTGGATGGAGATGCACTCTCTCATGACCCTGACTGGGCTGGGCTGGAGCAGCCCCCGAGCTTGGGGCCTGACCACTGGGATCTGGGTGCGAGGTCCTCGTACTGCCTTAGTGGTAACCTGAGCTGCCCTGGCAGCGGCCACAGCCCTGTCCTGCCTGCCTGCAGCCTGCTCTCTGAGCTGATCCTCAGCAACCCCCCACCCCTGGGGGCCTGGCTGCTGCGGCTGCCTGCTCTTCTGTCTTCAGGGTGGATGGCTCACCCGACGTCAGATTCTAAAGACGAAAAGGCTCTGGTGAGAAGGGACAGAACCGCTGGGGGGAGGGAAGTGACTACCCATGCGTACGTTCAGGTACATCTTTGGGGTGGGCAGATGTTCACTCACCAACCCTCCTCACTATGGCTCCCGCCACTTCTCCTTCCCGTTCAGTACCTGCAGCTTCTCCAGGCTCTGGGTCACTGAAGTCAGCATGTGCCCTGAGGACATGGCAAGTAGTTAGTGCTCTGCCCAGCAAGGGAAAGGAGGGTGGCTGGGCACTAGGAATCAATGACCTTGAACAACTGTTTCCTGAGCTCAAATGAGACTGCCCAGGGGTCTGAGCTGACAGTGTGGGGCCTGTCCCACAATGACCAGGGACCCTGGCGagtccctcttcctccctcccactgaagtCCAGTGCCCAGCTGGGAGCTGAGGCAAGGCCTCCTGAAGACTCACCCATCTCCCTGACCCGGTCTTCCAGAGCTTCCGACAGCTCGGGGAGGCTCCTGGCCCGCAGGGACACGTGCCAGCCTTTGGAGTCTGTGGTGCGGAGGAGTGGGTTAGCCCGCCTCTTTCCCAAATCCCAGGGATCAGGAGACCCTCCCCACCCAACTCACAAGCACCAGCACGGCTGAGGCAGGGCCCCTGGCATGCTCTTCCCCACCTGGGAGTTCATGAGGACAGAAAGACTTGTGACGTCAAAACCTGCCAGGCCAATCTCAGCCCCAGGAGGAAGTGAGGGTCCCCAGCCAGCTGTTTCCTGGAGTGGCTCCAGCTACCCACTGAACAGAAGTCACTAGAGGTCTCAGCAGACCAACTGGCCCAGCACAAGGACCAATCTCCACATTGTGGTTGCTGTGTCTCCCCCAGCAGGAGGACAGCACATCTCCCATCACAGGTGAGCAAGGAGGCTTGGTTCTGGGACACCTTTCTCATTGGCTCCTAAGAGTCCCACACAAGGACGTGGGGCAAGGATGCCAACATGGCAGCCATTCAGAGACCTCTGGATGGAACCTGGTTTGGAACTTGCTGCCCAGCCCAGAGCCAAGCTGTTACTCTCTCCTTACCTGCTGGAGGGAGGGCTGGGTTCCAGGTGGCTGTGTTGGGGTCCTGCCTCACTCGGGCTGACAGCTCAGCTTGACAGGCTCTGTTGGACATAGATCAAGTGCTGGTGAGCCAGAGTCCCCACTTCTAAGCCCCACAACTGTTCCCAAGGGGGAGGAGACCCACACAGATAAATCAGAGAGGCTGGTGCAGATCCTTACCACCTGGGTCGCCCTGTGGGGGAAGAGCTGACAACCCTGGGCCCCAGAGCCAGGTGACAGCCCCTGGCTGGCAGCAGGAAGACCTGCCCCACAGCTCTAGCCCACTCACCGCAGCTGTTCCAGAACGAGGGCAGCACCCTGGGCCAGGGCCCAGGTCTCCTGCAACTGAGCCTGGATGTCCTTGCGGGCACCATCCTGCTCCAGCAGGCAGCTCTCCACCACAGCACGCAGCTCCTGCTCCTGGGACACCTGGCCACGCATGGCCTCCACCTCCTCACAGCGCTGTAGGACAAACACCAGGCTGGAGAGTCAAAGCCAATAGAAGCCATGGCTGGGCTGGGCCTTCCACACAGGGACGGGAGTTGGTCATGCTGTCTtctacctcttcctcttctctctaccTTGGCGCCTGCACTGGGGCTTGCTCCCTGGATTCTAACCCTCAGGCTTGGTGCTGCCTCTTCTCTGCTGTGTCCacctgccctcctccctcctccctatGCCACTTCAAGTTTCTCTGTGGCAGTGGCCACCTGGATCTGCTGCTTCTCTAACCTGACTGGGTCTTCCCCATTCTGTGTTCTTCACTGCAGGGGAGCAGCTCTAGGTGCCCATGGCCCCTGTATGTGCCGCCCTTCCCTGTGCTCCCCACTTGCTTTGTGCAGCTGGATGGCGAGCTCCTGCATCTCGGCCTCCAGCCGGTCAGCATACgccagctccagggcatcactggGGGGACGGGCACTGCTGTGCCAGCGGGCAATGGCAGACGTCATCTTCCTCTTGGGCCCAAACAACCTGTGAGGGTAAATCAGAGCCACATGTCAGCACCTGCTGCATGAGTGGAGCCTCCATTGACCACCCTGCCGTCAGGGAACTCTCAGCTCTGAGAATCTAAGggcaaaggacagaaaaataggGCAACCAAAAACCTTTCTGCCTACTTCAGACTGTGGACAAGCATGCCCTCTTGCGGAGCCCGGCAAGGTGAATCCATCCTGGATTCTGGGGAAATCCCCAGGAATCTGTGTCCCCATCCAGACGGTGCCTGGCAGATTGAGTGGGCAGCTTGGACAGTAAATGCAGTCAGCTCATGCAAAGTCTAGCTCTGAGCACAGGAGCAGCTACCCAGGCCCACAGCCTGCAGACCCCAGTGTGGGCAACAGACCTTGTCCTCTAGGACCAGTGACTTGTGCTGGTCAGAGACACAGGTCCCCCTGCTTCTCCCCACCCCATACCTCCCACACAGTGGTATCTGGGGATTCAAAGGGCAGCACTTTCTTCTTCAGCGCCCCATTTGAGAGCCAGACATTAAGATGAGGACACTCAAAACCaactacagatgagaaaaattagGAAGTCACCTTACAGGACTAGGGAGACATCAGGTCTGCACCTTGGGCTGAGCCTCACTTCAGAGGAGAGGCTCCCACAGCTAAGATGACAAAAGCTGGTTCTCACAGTCCCTACGGTATGATTACGTCAATCAGCTCTCAATAACATAAAACACCTAACAGACTCAGGCccatttaaagagaaaaaattacaaaactgcccctgagttcaagcctcagtaccgcaaaaaaaaagagtatcttaAACATGCTCAGAGAACTAaaggaagatgtggagaaaacctgaaaagaaagcaagaaaacacTGGAGCAGGAAAGGATAGGACTGAAATAAAAGATTCACTAAAGAATCAATGGCAGGTCTGAGCAGGCACAGGAAGAACTGCAACCTGGAAGGGGAGACTATGCAGGTTACTGGGTGTGAGGGAACACCAAGTGTGCTAACACATGGTGGGAACCCCATAGTAAAGAGAGGAAAGGCAAGGAGTATCTGAAGATCCACTGGCTGAAAACGTCCCCAACATGATCAAAGACATGAATATAAACACTAGCTGCCCAAAGAACTCCACGAATGGTTAATACAAAGACAGCAAAGCCGGGATACACGGTGTTAAGGAACAAGATTCTGGAAACGGCTCAGCATGTACAAGGGATCCTCAATAAAATTACCAGCAGATTCACATTAGAAACTtagggcatggctgaagtgtcAGAGTACCTGtaatagcaagtgcaaggccctgagttcaaacccagtactacaaaacaaaactgggAGCAGAGGGCCACATTCAAGGTGCCAGAGGAAATAACTGTCAACCAAGAATCCCTTACCTGGCAATACTGTCCTTCCAAAATGAGGGAGAAGTTAAGATCGACCCAGATAAGCAAAGGCTGAGACAGCAAGTGCCCTAGACCTGGTGTGCAGGGAACAGAGGACACTGGGTGGCCCTAGAGCCAGGTGAGGAAGAAAACTCACTGAGCAAAGGGCTTTGAGGCACGGAGGGGACTGGAGCTGGAAGGGCCCCTGTGAGTAGAAATGTGCATACAGGACATTTCAAGACAAAGGATTTCAATTATTTGGATTTTATACCCAAGATCTAGTGAAATAACAGACCTGTGCTGTTAGTCCACTACCTCTAGTGGAACTGACAATCATCATTTGTAGAATTCTTTGTTCTGatcatgaaaaatattcaaatccTAAAGAAGTGGACTGGCAATCCACGGCCCCCATGCATGTGTTAGCCATGCCATCTTGGAGCCCTTTGTACCTACACCAGGTGGCAAGAGAGGAAACCACATCTGAACAGGGCAGCTCTTCCCCATTTGGGGATGAAGGTTGGGAAGGAGGGTGTAACCTGGCCCCAGAATAATTGGTTGAAATGAGGAAGTGGGGGCAGACATGGCTCCTGGGGACTCACGTGATGCCAATCTCCTTCAGGTCACTTTCGGTGAGGGTCAGGAAGATGCGCAGGTCCACGTCCTGCTCCTCGAACAGTTGCAGGTATTTCAGACACCCAATCTGCTCCAGCAGCTCAGCCAGATCCTAGAGGGCAAAGGAGATGGTGAGAGGCAAGGTGGCAACACAGAGCAAGTTCCCTGCTTACTAAGTGCAGGGATTGCCCAAGCTCAGCTCCAGGACCAGGACTCTATAAAGAGCATTAGTGAAGCTGCGAGCTGCTCCTCTTCCTGCCAGGGTTCTTGTGGTGCCAGTTCTAGTGCGGCTCTTCTTGTCCTGCATGGAGCGCGAGATGGGCAGATGTGGGCTGTGGATCCAGCTGGGCAGACTGGTCCGTCTGCTCCTCTCGCCTCTTGGAACACTGCAGTGAGGGTTGGCTTTATGGTGTCAGGGGTCTGCTGGTTTTTGTTTCTCATACTAAGTGGCCTGTGTCCGCTGACGCCCCTGCCTGCTCACACTGCTGCTGAGCTTATCTGAGACTTCCTTTCACTTGCACTTTTCAACACCAGTGTTTCtatttttgcaagtattttgtttGGAATGGGTGAAGAAACTTTCGAATGTTGTCACTCCACTGCTGTCCTTAAGCTCCGGCTGGACCACCAGCTCTCTAGTCAGCCTGGTGAACAGCCTTAAGGTGCACCTGCCTGCTAAGCTGCCCAAGCCTAGGAAGGATTTCAGCAGAAGCCAACAAATCTACGGTGCTCAGGGACCGTGGAAGTGGCACTTTGAAATAAGTGACAACTACTTGCATCTTTGCACCTCTCACACCTGCACAGGGAGGAAAGCTCAGCAGACACATATGTATGCTAGAGGCTGAGCTGCTGAGTCACACCTGTGCCCCTACAATGCCAGACTGTGCACAGTGAGGAAGAAGCTGTGTGTTATGTGCTATCCTTGTCACTGCTTCTTGTGCATCCTGTCACTGACTTCTGGAAGTAGGTCTGAAGTCAGACCTGTCCTTCTCCCCACACTTGGGAAGACCAAGTCCAATAACAGCTCCTTTCTGCAGAGAGGGACAGACAACAACCATGCAGCTAGCGAGCTGACCATCAGGAGTCATCTCTAGGCTACCTGAGAAAACCCACCACCCCCAGTTCCAGAGGTGCCATCTTTCCAAGCTTGCAGCCAGCAGTTTCACAGATCATTTTACCTGGGGTCCTGAGTAGGGGGGCCTCTCTACTTGGGGGACAGATCCTGGGGAACAGGCTGCCCCAACAGTCCCAGTGCTGGGAGGCCACTGGCTGTCACTGTTGCTGTAGCGATTCTTGGTCTTCATGTAACTTTTGGTTTGTTTGCGAACAGAGCTTTTGCGAGTGTGATCTGAATCCTGCAGGAAGAGATGTGTGTTCTGGGAGAAACTCAGTGCTCATAACCCTCACCCTGCTTTTGGCCCCCCTTCTGCCTTGGCCATGTGGACCTGTGCCATTTCCTTCTTGGGATGGGTAAGACTTGAAGCCCTGAGTGAAACGCCCCCCTGCCACATAGCAGTGGCTTCCCCTGCAGCACCTGCTGCCAAACTTGGGCCTCAGTGGTCTTCCAAGCACAGCACAGACGCACATTAGACACTCACCTACCCCACCACaccaggggagggagggagacccCACCTCGTTGCTCTCCAAGGACGCTTCACTGCTGAGCCCCTGGGCTCTTGTTAGGCCctcgctgctgctgctgctccgcACTGCCCCGAGGCTGACACAGAAAGTGGGCTCCTCTGTAGAGGGAAGACAGGACAGAGCCTTGCACAGAGGGGACCTGTACTTGCTTGTTTCACGCTGTCTCCTCGATCTGTCCTGGCCCTCCCCCATGCAGGTGGGCAGGTGCTGTCCTTTCTGTGCAGTGCTAAGTCCCGAGTGCCTAAAAGAGTGCTCAGCACAAGGTGGGCCCTCAGGAAGCAGCTCCTTCTGGGAGGACTGCTGGGCCAGCCAAGGAGCTGACCCCCTCCAGTTGTGGGAACCTTGGTCCAGAAGCTTCCCTCACCTGCCCCATGGCCGACTCTGGTTTTCCTCACGAGAACTGGGGCCtatctttctccttctctatGGGAGCCCAGCAGGATGGGGGGGCGTACcccggctgctgctgctgctgctctccACATCCCGCTCATTGATTGGGGAGGTGACGTCCCGGTAGCAAAGGCCCTCCCCTTCCAGGGGGTTCTCGTCACTGCTGGTGAAGGTCACATAGCCCCGTGGTGGCACCTGCTCTGTGTACAAAATGGGGCATGTAAACCCACATGAACACTAGTGAAGACACCCTGTGCCAaatctcccccacccctcaacAGGCTTGTGAGATGAGGGGAACCCAGGAGCTAGGCAGGCAGCATCACAGCTGTCATTTCATCTCCCTGCACTGTCATTTGGCTGTCACTGTCACCTGCAGTTGGCAGTCACCTGCAGGTGAGCAGTTTGTTTCCCACAGGAAGTGCCTAGTGGAGCCAGGCAACACCCACAGCAAGCAAGCCAGGCTTCCTCAGTCCTCACTAGCACTTTCTCAAGGAACAGGTCATGGCCAGCTGCATGCACGGACTCCTGGGCACAGGATAATACGCCATAggtgctcccccacccccacccactggGGGTCTTTGAAAGGACCCTGTGTCCCTGCAGTAGAAGTGGGCAGCACCAACACAAAGTTCCATAACCTGTGGGCACATGTGCCCTTGAGAAATAAGTAGAAGCTGGGTAGGGCATGGCGGTTCAtgtctgtaaacccagcactcgggaggtgaAGGCAGCATGACTGTGAGTTTgacgccagcctgggctatatagtaagactgtctcaaaaaatgagggGGGCAAAAACCCGTGGAATCTAGTcgctgtagtcccagcacttaggCCCAGGGGTCAGGGCCAGTGGGGCACATGGCGATTCTCTGCCTCAAACCCAAAACAGCACTGCTTGGAGACCAGAGTGTGGGAAGTGCATTCCCCGGGCTCTGCCCTGGAGGCCCATTCACCTCCACACCCAGGGATGTGGGTAGAGCCAGGGCACGGGACTTCAGACGTCCTCACACAGTTGACCCATCCATGCAAGAACATCTAAGCTTAGCTAATTTGGAGAAAAACTCCTAATTTTAGCcttgaaaaggaaaatcaaacCCAAGAGCTAGCCAGTGAGCTACCTGTTCCTGTTACCAAGGTCAACTCTGAGTCTTGCTCCTGCTCACTGCAACCCTGGGACCCACATTTCTGGGACTGAAAGTTCTGTGCCCCTCAAGATTGAATCTTGGGGACATGATCCCAGTGAGATGCCAAGAACCAGGGCTGCTCACCATAGCCAGGTGGTGGGGTCTTGCCTCCCAGTCCAATGGCTGTGATCCTTGCCAGGGCTCGTGGCCCCTCATGGATGCTAAGGCCCCTCTTCCGACACGGCCTGTGTCTCTGAGGACCTGGGCAGGATTCATCTGAAGAGCTCAGATCTTCGTATTTTTCTGCTGGTCAAACATCAAAAGTAAGACAATCTATTCAGTGGACAAATTTACCAATATTTATAGtaaactagagaaagaaaataattctaactAGCTGGGctccagtagctcacacctgtcatcctagctacttaggaggcagagatcaggaggatcacagtttgaagccagcccaggcaaacagttcacaagaccctatcttgaaaaaacccataacaaaaaaagggcttgtggagtggcttaaggtgaagaccctgagttcaaatcacagtctaccaaaaaaaaaaaaaagtcataactAGTATTCTTAAGAAGAAAAGTGTGTTTGTCCAGACTTGGGAGAAATGCCATAACTGGCAGTCCACTGCTCAGGGAACATAGGGAACAGAAAACTTAGCTCTGACTTTAATTCATACGCCTATCTGTCTGGGTGTTCAGAGTTGAAGATAAGTAAATCACTGCCTCATAAAAATATGATAACATTGGTCACAGACTGCCAAgcaattttgtatttttccagCTGAATGACATCTCGGGAAGTGAATACCATGTGTGCtatgttttaaaaagtagtttaaatACCTGCCCTGTCTGAGctccctttttgtgtgtgtgtgactggggtttcaAACTCAGTGCTTTGCGCTTGTCAAGCAGGCCCTGTCTAAGCTTTCAGGGCACATTacgggactggaggtatggcttaagtggtggagcataTGCAGGGAAAACAATAATAGATTGTTTtgtggggaaagaaagaaagattcagAAGTTTTCAATAGTAATAAGTAAAGGAGACCTACAAAGACACAAACTGAATCTTACACTGGATAATAGGACATTTTCTTCTCAAGGAcatacaaagcaaaaaaaaactcCTATCATTGGGTACAAGGAAACCATCAGTACTTCTACAAGATGGAAGAATTATAAATACTGGTAAGATAActtagaaaacagaacaaaataaaatgagaaattaatcACACAAAAAGGCCCTTCCAACTAGAATGTAAACCCAAAAATACtgggctggcagaatagctcaagcagtaagagtgcctgccttgcaagcataaggccctgagttcaaaccccagtgttgccccaaacaaaacaagaaatacaaaaataccaCAAAACTTCTATTAAAGAACTGTTGGgtgaaaggggaaaacaaatcaaaattacagAATTTCTGGCCAAGTggcacatatatgtttataatcccagctactcaggaggcagaagtcaggaggatccaggttggAGGCCAGTCCTGGCAGAAAGTGAGCAAGATCTCATCCCAAccaaagctggatgtggtggtgcagtgcacgcctgtcatcacagctatgcaggaggcataaacaggaggatcagggtccaggcGGGCCCGGACAAAACATGGACCCTATTCAAAATAAAGCATAGGGGCTGGGGGTGGCTCCGCTGGTAGAGtgcccagcaagcacagggccccgagttcaagtcccagagCCACCAAGagtcacacatacacacccttCCTGAAAAATAGTGATAACAAAAGCGCTACATAACAGAGTCCCTGGGCTGCACTCAAAGCAGTGACCGGCGAGGATCCACGGCCTCAATCACTCATGTCAATAAAAGGCAGGCaggtaataaaaagaaatgaattaaatccctgaataaaacaaaacaaaacaaaacaaaaaagcccaccACAGTAAACCAAAAACCGAATAAAAGCAGAACTTAATGAAGTAGAAAAGTACAGTCAGTAGATTTAATTAAAATCCCATGGCTTTTCTTTCACTATGCAGACAAAGCACTTCCAacttaaagagaaaaacagcACAAATACACAAAGAAGTAACCACTGaagcatgttttaaaaaagagaaagacagctaCTTTGCAGACCTCTACAAACATCTGAAATCTTAAACTAATACAGTCACCAAAATGGACTCCAGTAAAAGCAGAAAGCTTAACTAAGAAGACTAGTTTGTATAGAATGAGCAGAAAGACTTATCAAGAAAACCCTCCAAAGAGAGAAGTGGCTCCACAGTGTCATGGGGAGTTCCAACAGCCTTCTAGGACCAGGGAATGCTGACACCTCACAAACCATTCTAGCACAAAGATGGGGAGGACAGCTTCCAAATTCCATATGAAACAAGTACAGAATCAACCCCTGCACCTGATAAACAGAGACCAAAACCAGAATATTACATACCCGCATCTCTTAAGAATGAAAATCCATACCATGCCAAGAAAATGTCAATAAACAGACCCCAAAACAcattagggaaaaaagaaatcaccaaGTGGGATTTATGCCCAGAATGTATTGAAGTTGGACTATTACTAGAAAACGCATTAATATGATGCACTATATTAAgacaaccaggcatggtggtacacgcctataatcccaacacatGGGAGACtgtggcaggagaatcacaaattcaaggccagcctgggctacacagtgaaaccctgactcacaaaacaaaacagaaagccaaaGAGCACCAGTGTGAAAATTCACCATCATCTCCATAGATAGAGGGAAAGtccttgacaaaattcaacagctattcctttttaaaaaacaaatacttaagaacatagaattaaaaaaaaagaaaattcatagtTCTCCTAGctgaataaaaaacataaatattaaaataaataaataaataaataaaaaagaaaatgtggtatctatacacaatggaattctactcagccatgaagaagaatgaaatcttatcattcgcaagtaaatggatataactggagaacatcattctgagtgaggttagctgggctcagaacaccaaaaatcatatgttctccctcatatgcaggctttatacctaaggcaaatacagcaatgtggttgaacttggatcacatgacaaaaggagagcacatacgggaggtgtggggttaaaaaaaataaaaataaaataaaataaaaaaaaagaacatagaattgtcaggcaccagtggctcacgcttgcaatcctagctacttggg is from Castor canadensis chromosome 17, mCasCan1.hap1v2, whole genome shotgun sequence and encodes:
- the Nudt16l1 gene encoding tudor-interacting repair regulator protein isoform X3; the protein is MSAVAVPELKQISREEAMRLGPGWSHSCHAMLYAANPGQLFGRIPLRFSVLVLGLVRVPLYTQKDRAGGFPNFLSNAFVSTAKCQLLFALQALHMMPAEKLAEAVAAATEKQKKALEKLLPASS